Part of the Zingiber officinale cultivar Zhangliang chromosome 8A, Zo_v1.1, whole genome shotgun sequence genome, AACtgtatttaaattattaattttttatgtatTGTATTACAATTGAATGAGCATAAAGGATCTTTATTCAATCAAAGATCAAATTCATTTACGAGTTCCCAAGTGTCGTTGCAAGAGGCCGTCCCCGTTCATGTGGTTTGGTCGCCTTTCTTCGTTTTATCTTCCGAACGCCCATACATAGAAGCGACAAATCACTGCTCTTCAATTATGTACGTGGGTAAAGAGACATACGGAGATCCAGTACTGCAATCTCCCAATTGTAAAATCCGTGAAGAAATTGGATGGACAATCATTTAGCATTCTAATCGatggagagaaaaaaaatcacttttttttttgttttttttggaaAGTTCATGCTGTCTTTTGCTGCAGAAATCTGCCGAGATCCTGGTCCGATGGCCTGCGCTGGAAGAAGTTTGTGTGTGGCGGTGAGGAAAGAATCAGGCAATGGTGGAACGGGGAAGGTCACTGCCTCGTGCGGGACAGCCTGGGCCCGATCGTCTTCTGCTCGAACCTCTTCACGGCGCCTGCGACGCGTCGGAGGGTGTCGTCGAGCACGTACTGCGTGCCGTCGTGGGTGGTGACGGCGGTGGCGTTGACGAACTCCCGGCAGGGCTCCCGGCGGTCGGCGATGGTGCCGTGGTAGTGGAAGTACCTGATCCGCGCTTCCGTTTGGTGCGTGCTCCTCCCGGCGACGTTCTGCGACATGTGCACCCCCGTGGCGTACGCGCTCCGCGGCTGGATCGCGTACTTCCGATCTCGCCTCACGCCCCTCTTCGCGTTCCTGTACACCAACTTCTCCATCCCCCACATCCTGCGCCTCACCGCCGAGAACTGGAATCGGTGGAAGATTTCGCAAACGATTACGACGACCAATCGAAGTAGAAAAAAATGGTACCTTGGAGTTTTGCCGTAGTCGCTGGATTGGCAGAGCTTGCTGGACATGGGCATCTGCTCTATGGTGAACTGGGAGTAGCCGGCGAGGGATGCGAGCACCGAGTCGATACTCGTTTTGGGAGGAAGATAGAGGAACTCGTCGATGTCGAAGAAGAAGATCCACTTGGCCATGAACTTGTACCTGTGAAGGCAATCGTTCACCACCAGGAATTGGTTGTGGTAGTAGCCGTCGAACCTTTCCTGTTCCCTGATGTCCTGCAGCGTCACCATCCCCTTCTCCATCCATGGCCGCAGCACCGCTATCACCTCCGGGTGGACGCCGCCGGCGTCGTGGATGACGAAGTGAGACTTGCCCACGCCGAAGAACCGCGCGTGGTAGGCCAGCCATTCCCTGACGCGCTGCGGGCTGAGGTTGCCGTAGAGGGAAGAGCCGCAGTAGAGATACTGGTACTTGGGCGGCGCCGAGAAGGAGGACGCGTCGACGCTCCCCGGCGCCTCTTCCACTGCCACGAACCGCTCGGCGGTGGTGACCTCGCGGTCCCCGCCGCCGCCCGTGGTCGCGTGGATGACGAGGCGGCCGCCGGAGCCGTCGAGGCCGACGGCGGTCGGGAAGGTGCAGTTGACGACGACGACGGTGTAGACCCGGCCGTAGCCCCAGTCGGGGAGGATCTTGTAACCGGAAGCGAAGATGGAGGCTGAttcgcctccgccgccgccgtgAGCGATCCACTCGCACTCGAATTGTGGCTTGGCGAAGACGTGGAGCGGCTTGGAGGCGAGCCCGATGACGACGAAGTTGTTGGCGCCGCCTCGGTAGGCTCCCATCTGGATGAAGAGGTACGCTGCGGAGCCGACGGGGTTGAAAGATCTCTTCACAACGGAGTCATTCGTGAGCTGCTCTGCTTTCAGAGGATGAACActtcgaggaggaggaggaggaggcggaggaggGGAGAGAGCAGCAAACTGCAGTGGACGTGAATCGACCGTAGAAAAACACGAGAGAAAGCTAGAAGTCGAAGGGAAGAGCTGAAACAAGGTGATGAgggagcaaagggagaagagggagACGAGGAGGAGCTTCACATCAGCACATTTCCAAGTAACAGCAACCGAAAAATCTTTCTCATCCTTGTGCATCTCCTTGGCCATTATCGCCCCAatgaacaagagaagaagaaaaagaaagggaagaagaagaagcagaagaatcCGACAGTGCGGCAGAAGATGATGCTTTGCTTTTGAAAGCAACAATGGCAAAAGCCACTTTTGTTCTTCTTAATATTTTTGTTGGGACTTTTGATACTCTGGAATTTGTGTTTTAAGACATCGATTTAACTAATTGAGAAGAtaaaagaaagggaagagaacTGAACCCCACCATGTGAGGAAAAGTGACCGTAGATTGCAGTCCAAGGAAGCGTAGAATTGATTCTCCTTTTAGCTTTGTTTGTATTCGTCTGCTAGCTAAGTTGGCTTGGGAGGTGGGCATCAGGCCTGGGATGGCAGCGATGGAGCTGGATAACAGCTGCAAACGGCTTTGGTTAAGCGTGTATTTATATGAAAGCAGCCTCTTAGGGAAGACAATTTATTTATCACAGAAGATTAACGCACTGTTGTTATTTATGTTAATACAGAAAAGAAAGGATTTTATACGGAAAAAAAAATcgaaggaagagagaaaaggacgAGGGAAAATGGaaagaaagagagaaactcaCGCCGCTGGCCTTCGCTGCCTCTCTGCCCGTGCCGCCACTACCCACACAGCTTCCGCCACAACCAACAATGTCTTCTCGCTCCATCCCCTTGCCGAGAACGTCCTCTCCCACCTTCTCGTTGCATTCGTCCCACTCCGCCCGGGACTCTCCGAGCCGGAGCTTGCCCACCTCGAGGCTGACCTGGCCTTCTGTCCACGCTCCCCTCGGGCTCGCGCTCCCCTCTGGCCCCGGATTTCCGAACTGGCATACCCCTGGTTCTGGTCTCCTGCTCCGCATCCCTCGTGCTGTAGCCACTCTCTAGGTCGCCTCGAAGCCGCTCGACGAGACTCAAACCACGTGACGCGAGAGGGAAAATAGTAAGGAGACGATGGAGACAAGGAAGAGGAGTAAAATGGAGACGGTGGCACACTGGCGGGAGAGAACAGCCGGTGGCTCGTGATTCATAGATTTCATTTTAGCTAGGTTTGGAGGGATAATTATCAACGATTTTAAAGTtattcatctattattattattttatatgagCTTCGTTTCCTTATATATTAATcactattctaaaaatttataatagtTTATGATTTATCTTTTTCGTATTAATTCTGAGACGAATTGACGGAACGCTAAGGATGAACATATTCACTTTTTTACCACAATATGAGCATTGTAGCAGTTAGGAGTATTTCTTTCAAATATTTAAAGTATTCATTTTTACATTacttttcaaatattttactatttaaatatttatagatcTCATCTATCaaacattaattaaatatttataggtctcATTTatcaaatatctcaccaatcaaatatttataggTCTCATCCATCAAATATCTCatcaatcaaatattaatatgtCACATCCATCAAATATCCATTCTCAAATATCCCTAATTCTTGGGACCGATTTTAGGAGGGcattgatgtggcggttccatatTTTTCAAATATCCCTAATTCTTTATTaacttatatttaattttaagaaaaaaattaaatttaagaaaaatactaCTTCATATTAatacaaatattttataaatttgaaattgaaatacaAGGTACAaaccatattaaattaataaaacacaTAATAATAAATCATAGAAATTATAAActacaattaataaaataaacaaggaATGGATAAAATAAACTATAAAAATTAACTacatgttcaatttttttttccagcTGCTCACATATCGCTAGATGATTTTGAAGTTTTTCATCTATCATGCCTCGTATATTCATTACGAGGAGTTGATGTGCTTGGATGAGTTGATCCACTTTCTTATTGTTATTATACTTTTCCAAATGTGTCATTGACAATTGCACCCTCTAATTCAATTCATCAATTAGGCCTACTCTTTCTTTACCCTTTCCTCTTTGCTGCCTTCTGTTCCATTGGACGAGATTGTACTTCTCTATCATCTAGATCAATAGTTGTGTTAGGAATAGAAGAGTCAGTATGTGCACCTGATGATTATTATGTTCTTACTTTCTTTGTAGTTTGTTGCTCTGAGCATTAAAGAGTATACATCTGACTATCTTTCATGATCCTCCACACATGTTCATATTGGAAAGTAGTTTTAAAAGTACTCTTGTATTCTTCATGAGCTCGCACCATCAAATCCTCGTCACTCTATCTGCTTGGTTGATCATTATACCATTTATTTTAGATTCTGTTATCTCTATTCATGATCTTTTTCAACGAAGCCCAATatgattttgttttcttcgtaGTTCTCATTTTAACCTCCTTATCTCGATTGGTATTGTAGTTTGTCACCACTCGTTTCCAAAAAGACTCATTCTCCTAGGCATTACCAACTACTGAATCTTCACTCATAATTATGTATGCCGCTGCAAGGAGCTTATCATCTGCTACGGTCCATACTGTTTGCTAGCTAAGATCTTCATTCGATTTGTTGTCCATCTCTGGTGCTTGATTAAGAATAATATCGTCGGATCATATTTCAAATGAGAATGGAGGAAATTGTGAATTAGGGATTGCATAAGGTATTTCTATACCTTTATTATTGTCAATTGCATCAACACTAATTCTTCTCGATTTATTTAATTGAATCTCCAGTGATTGAAGCGGATTAATTCCATGAGATGAGCCTTGCATGAAATATTGACTACTCTGCCAATATTCTAGAAGATAGGTATAAAACGGAACTCGAGAGTCGTCACTCAAAGAATTTGGATAACTTCAAAAATTATGGTAATATGGTGGTGGGTATGGAAAAAGTTGGAAATTTGGTGGA contains:
- the LOC122009009 gene encoding galactan beta-1,4-galactosyltransferase GALS2-like, translating into MAKEMHKDEKDFSVAVTWKCADVKLLLVSLFSLCSLITLFQLFPSTSSFLSCFSTVDSRPLQFAALSPPPPPPPPPRSVHPLKAEQLTNDSVVKRSFNPVGSAAYLFIQMGAYRGGANNFVVIGLASKPLHVFAKPQFECEWIAHGGGGGESASIFASGYKILPDWGYGRVYTVVVVNCTFPTAVGLDGSGGRLVIHATTGGGGDREVTTAERFVAVEEAPGSVDASSFSAPPKYQYLYCGSSLYGNLSPQRVREWLAYHARFFGVGKSHFVIHDAGGVHPEVIAVLRPWMEKGMVTLQDIREQERFDGYYHNQFLVVNDCLHRYKFMAKWIFFFDIDEFLYLPPKTSIDSVLASLAGYSQFTIEQMPMSSKLCQSSDYGKTPRMWGMEKLVYRNAKRGVRRDRKYAIQPRSAYATGVHMSQNVAGRSTHQTEARIRYFHYHGTIADRREPCREFVNATAVTTHDGTQYVLDDTLRRVAGAVKRFEQKTIGPRLSRTRQ